The Saliniramus fredricksonii genome segment TTGCGATCGGTCTGGTTGAACGTGGCGATCGACCCGAAATCGCGATTATCATCGTATCCGAAAGCGCTTACCATCATCGACCACGCGCGATGCCATCTCAGCCGTGAGCTTCCCGGCTACATGCGCCCAGCGATTTGGGTCCACGCAGACAAGGTTGCCCTGAGCGCGACGGGCAAGACGGACGAAAAGCTGCTCCTCTCCAAAGTCGCCGCCGCTGCCGCCGAAAGCAGCGAATACAGCTTCACGATCACAGGCGATGGCGAGGTCGTGCCGATTGCGGAGGTTCAACATGTCTGACGCTGCGAGTCTCGACACGATTCGTGGATTGATCGCCGAGCGCCCCCCGATCTGGCGATAAAGTGACGAGTCTGGCGCGCGAAGTCGGCCTTGACGACATCGGCCTGGACTCTCTTGCCGTCGTCGATCTGCTGTTCGAACTCGCAGCACGATACGATGCGGATCTCGAAACCGCACTGGAGGTCTTGATCCGCCACGCACGCTCGGCGATCTCGCCGCCATTGCCAGGTCATTAGAAAAGGGAGTTTGACGTCATGGAATACGTGAAAAAATTTGAGACATCGAAGCTGAAGTATGAATACGGCCTCGATGGAATCCGGACGTTTCCCTGGGAAGGTATCGTCCCACCATTTGGGGCGGGATACTGTATCGTCCGGCCGGGGACTTCGACGCTCATCATCTGTCAATATTCCCGACGATGAAGACGAGATGTTCATTGCCGTGCAGGGGGACGCCGTGGTCGTCATCGACGGCATCGACCATCCAGTGGCTCAGGGCGATATCGTCATGATTCCGCGAGGTCTCAGCCATTTTGTGCGTAATGACGGCCCGAATGCTTTCCATTTATACACGATCTGGTGGAGTCACGTGGATGTTGACGCCTACCGGAGACAGGAAGAGCAAACTGCGGCAGGTTGAATGTCGGGGGGGCGGGGCGTCGATGGAAGACATCGTCATCATAGGCGGCGGGCTGGCCGGCTCTTCTCTGGGCTGGTCATTGGCAGAACGTGGTCATAGGCCACTCATCCTCGAAAGCACGACAATCGCGGCGGCGGGGCCACGGCGCATTCGCGCGGAATGGTGCGCCTCTACGATGACGAGCCACGCCTCGTCGCGCTGAATCGCGATGGCATCGGCCTATGGGCTGACGTCGAAGTCTCACGCCCGGGCATATTCCGCAGGCCGGGAATGATCTATGCGCCCGCTCCGTCCAACCGTTCTAGGATCGAAGAGTTTGCCCGGATGGAAAGTCGGGCGGCCTACCCCGCCGAGACCATTGACGGCCCGACGATATCCGGCCTCTGTGGCCTGCTGGGCGATCATTTTCGGCGATCTGCCCGCAGCGTCTTGTGGGAGCCGCTTGCCGGTTATGTAGATCCGCGTGCCGGCGCTCGGTTCTTCGCTGATGAGGCGGTCCGGCTCGGGGCATCGCTTGTCGAAGGTTGTACAGTCGTCGACCTGTATCCCGCTTGTGATCACGTTTGTGCTGACGACCGGTGCCGGGCGCATCACTGCACGCCGGGTGATCCTCGCATCGGGGGCTGACACGCTGCGGCTGCAACAGCCGGAGGGACTCTTCGCGCGTTCCATCAATTTGACGTCCTTCATCGACGATATTGCGGGCGCGCCGGAAATCTGCCTCATCGACGAGGTATCGAAGGGGTATATCCGCCCTGGCTGCAGGCGCAGTTATTTCGTCGGTGGAGCCATTCAGAAGGATGCGACTGTTCCGGAGGAGCTCAAGGTAGACAACGCGGCAGCAGATGCTCAAAATCTTGCTTTTCCCGACGTATTCTTCGGACGCGGTCCAATAGCGCGATCGCTTCGCATCCCGGATACGACGCCTATACGTCCGATTTCCTGCCGCTCATCCGATTGCCTCCTGAAGAGGGCGGAGCAGGATTGTTTACTGGCTTTTCCGGGCGGGGAGCAAAGTACATCCCGGCCATGGCCCGCCGCTTCGCCGCAAGCCTTTCGGGGGGTGTCGGATGACGCGGACGATTGCCTGCGTCGCCTGCCTTGATCCCGGTCGGAGCGTGCATACATTGACATTCATCGCCGCAGTGGACATTGTCGGCGACCTCCTTTCCAATACCGGCGTAAAAATTGTCTTGTACGATGATGGTGCGGACCCCGTCGCTGGCCGTGCCATTGCGGACGTTATTGTCGCATCAGGGACGGACTGCGTCGTCGGGCATTTCGCATCGGCTGCAGCTGCGGCGGCGGCACCCGTTTACGAAGCGGCCGGTATCCCCATGTTGCTTCCTGCCGCGACGATGTCTGCATTGACGCGGTATCGCTGCACATACCGCATCTGTGACAACGATGATGACTATGCGCGCTGGTTGGCACGGACGATGGCCGAGCGCGGACTGGTGCCCGTCCGATATGCTTCGGATGGGTCGGCGCATGGTGATAGTGTCATCGGAGCGTTGCGGGCGGTCGACGCGATGCCCGGATGCTCGGGCAAGCCGGCGATTGTTTTCGCAGGGCGTTTATGCCGAGACGATCGAATTTGCCAAGGCATTGGCCGGTGCATGCGCGGGCGCCATGGCCCTCGTGCTTACCGATGACGCGGATGCGCCATCTCTCGAAGATGATCTTGCTCTCGCCGGGCTTTCTATTGAAATCACCCCGGTTTACCTTGCGGCGCTGCGCCCGCGGCCAAGAGGGTCGCGCGCGGAGCAGATACTTCGGGCCTATCGCCAAAGGCACGGTGCTGACCCGGGAAACGTATTTCTGGGAAACCGTGGCGGCGATCGAGATGGCTGTGGCAATGCCGCTCGATACAGGTCAATCCATCGAAACCGCGCTTGGGCCGCTCAAGCCGGACGTTGACGGAGAGTGTCGGCCACACAGCTTTTGCCTTCTTCGGGTCGGCGGGGAGGTGGATGATGAGTGAAGTGCGGGTCGCGGGTGGTCTCGACAAGGGCTTTGCCCGGCTGGCGGCAATGCGCAGGCTCTTCGCTGGTCGCAAACCCGCGAGAACTCCCTGATTATGGACGCCGCGCTGCCGCTGCATGGGTCGCCCGTAATGCCGCGCCCGTTCCAGCGGGTATTCGGGTAGAGCAGATAAACGCTACATTTCGCGGTCACCGGATTCTTCCGCCCGGTGAGAGCCGGGGGCGTCTGCTCTACATTCATGGGGGCGGGCTTGTCTATTATGATAGCAGCACTTTTCTCCCGTTCCTCGCCGATCTGGCCCTCGTGTCGCGAATGGAGATCCTCGCCCTCGATTATCCCAAGGCGCCGGAGCATTCAGCGAACGATATACTGGCCTCCGTGACATCATCCGCCGAAGTAGCTCTGCGGGAGTTGGGGTGGGCCGGGTCACATGGTGCAATGATGATTGCCGGGGACAGCGTCGGTGCGCTTCTCGCCATGATTCTGGCACACGGGCCGTTGCGTGGTCGTTTCGACGCCATGCACCTGATTTACCCCGTCGCAGACGCGGGCAGGACCTATCCCGAGCAATTCGCATCCGGTCATTTCCTCGACAAGGACACGATGAACTGGTTCGGCGGATTCATCGAGCCGCTATTTGTTCCGCTAGGTGGCTCTCCATGCAAACTGGCCCCGGCCAGCCTCCGCAACCTGCCGCCATGTACAATCCATCTAGCTGAGTGCGACATCCTTCATGACGAGGGCCGCGCTCTGGTTTCGTG includes the following:
- a CDS encoding ABC transporter substrate-binding protein encodes the protein MTRTIACVACLDPGRSVHTLTFIAAVDIVGDLLSNTGVKIVLYDDGADPVAGRAIADVIVASGTDCVVGHFASAAAAAAAPVYEAAGIPMLLPAATMSALTRYRCTYRICDNDDDYARWLARTMAERGLVPVRYASDGSAHGDSVIGALRAVDAMPGCSGKPAIVFAGRLCRDDRICQGIGRCMRGRHGPRAYR
- a CDS encoding cupin domain-containing protein, which translates into the protein MNTASMESGRFPGKVSSHHLGRDTVSSGRGLRRSSSVNIPDDEDEMFIAVQGDAVVVIDGIDHPVAQGDIVMIPRGLSHFVRNDGPNAFHLYTIWWSHVDVDAYRRQEEQTAAG